Genomic DNA from Limanda limanda chromosome 8, fLimLim1.1, whole genome shotgun sequence:
ggtatagtcggaagaggtgtgtttttagtttgcggcggaaggtgtgtaaactttctgatgtccggatgttgatggggagctcattccaccatttaggagccatcatctatctatcataTATGATGCACATACTTAACATACTGTTGGGTATTTAGTTATCtaatataatgttatataatatatggAGCAAAATGACCTGGAGTTTCGAAAACTCTTATCTGCAAAGTAACGATATCTGTCAAATTAAGATTGAGGTTTCTGTCCCCATCAGGCCGCTGCTGGCGTCCTGTGCTACGTTGGAGCCTACGTCTTCCTCACGTACGATGACTACGATCATTTCTTCGAGGATGTGTACACCTTCGTCCCAGCCGTGGTCATCATTGCAGTTGGAGCCCTCCTCTTCATTATAGGACTCATCGGGTGCTGCGCGACAGTGAGAGAGAGCTACTGTGGACTCACAACGGTCAGTAAAccagttttgaaaccagttttCAATTGGCAGAGGGAAGTAGTGTCCACACTTTAAGGAGGAACTCTCGAGTGATTAATCGAAGATCAACTTTGAAGGCAAAGTGTTACTTGAGGAGGAACTAGAACAAAGTATAAACTTTTTTAACTTGACTTGCCATAAGCACTCTGTTGTTTGTTGGACTACGTATGAAGAAGGTTATTTGTGCATGCCAAAGTGgcagtgcatgtttgtgttgtctgtgtaAATATCTATGTGAAGCTCTAAATCTTAATATTCATCCCACAGTTTGTGGTTATTCTCCTGCTGGTTTTCATGACGGAAGTGGCAGTGGTGGTTCTAGGATACATTTACAGGGCCAAGGTaaggaagacaaacacatgtCAGGACAGGATTGTTCTGATGATACTCACCCGGAAGAGATACTTGACCTTATTTATTCCGCTTGTGTTTGCCATCACGTTCAGATATCACGAGGACATGTTCACAAATGTGTTTTGCCTCACCCCTCTTGACAGGTTGAAAGTGAAGTCAGTAGCACTATCAAGGAAGTGTATGACGAGTACAATGGCACCAATAGCAATGCTCAGAGCCGTGCCATCGACTATGtgcagagacaggtgaggacagacatCTCGTCTCCATTTTCACCACCAATATGAAGGTGTTTTACCTGTGTGGCTTGTAGAATTGATGGTTAAAATCGTTGTCACTTGAACAGCTCCAGTGCTGTGGGATCCATAATTACTCTGACTGGCAGTATACACACTGGTATGAAGAATCCAAAAACAACAGCGTACCCATCAGTTGCTGTAGAGCCAACAGTGGAAGCTGCACGGGGTCCCTAACTCATCCTGAAGATCTCTACCAAGaagtaaagttatttttaaattagtCAAGTTTTCAGACTAAAGACTACTTCCTTTTTTAAGCTGAATATCTTCATTCGTTCTTATGTTTGAACATATTCTGTGTGTCTAGGGCTGTGAGGCTCTGGTTGTGAAAAAGCTCAAGGAGATCATGATGTATATCATCTGGACCGCAGTGACATTTGCTGCCATCCAGGTATTTTAACTTTCCCTTTGTTACCTCAGGGTTTCCACTCTGTGCATTTTGCAGCGCCCCATTGTTGTACAACTCCAGTGAAGCGTTTCAAAGCTTTAACACTAATCAGACATATTGTCTCTTTCTCCTAGATGCTCGGGATGCTGTGCACATGTGTGGTGCTATGCCGCAGGAGCAGAGATCCTGCTTACGAGCTTCTAATCACTGGGGGCACCTACGCATAAGGGAGAACACATTCAATACCATAACACACTCTGAGAATTGACATGTCTTCATTGAGAGCATGAAAAAAATCCCCACACTAACAGCACCTAAGTTACTCACTATACCTTGCCTGTTTTTTGAtcgataaaaaaaagaagaagcatttGACCAAAGTCTGTAACGGTCGATGAAATGCAGAAAGCCATCTTTGTTTCTGACGATGGCATCAGGGCGTTAATCATCATTTCTACCAAACTTTAAACTCTCATCTACGGAGTAAGATATGAACAGGGTCATTTCTTCATATGTTAGTTTGCACTATGTGTATGGCTTTGAAATATTTTGTACTTAAACTTATGTACTTGAATGAAAGAAGAGTGCATAATTTCACCCTGTACctccactactactactattactactgcTTCTACTACGCCTCTTACACTATTACTATTACGTTCAGTTCTAGTTATGACTTCTAGTTTGACCAGCAGTATTCTATCACTCCACTAGGTCAGTGGTGAAGCAATAAATGTCACTGGTGTGGGATTGACTGATCTTTCTTTCAAGAATCAAACCTTGtaatcacttttattttgtggGATATTTAAAGTAGTCATAGTGGAGACTAAATAGATTTTGTCCTGTTTAGCTGTTTTGTTCGTCTCTGTTCCAACAATCTATTGGAGATAGTTTTAGAATTTGATTTGCTGATTATATAGGACCCgagaatgtaaataaaatgtgaggtgaaagtttgaaatgaaatgtagtGAAATGTTTTGTGGCTTCATGATTTCCCAACTTTACAAAAATATAGTTGTTTTTAAGCATTAAGACAGAAACCCCTGTTCATTGGCTGGTTCCAGTTTGGATGGGGTTCACATACAGATGGTTTGGTTTGGGTCTGTCTTTAGGTCTGCAGACAAGGCTCATGTTTACCATGGGCTAAACATGTATCAAACATAAGTGTTTATATAATTGGATCACAAGACCTTATTATATCTGCTTGCAGAGCATTTTGTGACCTTGATGGTAAAAGGACTCGAGTTACTTGCAGTAATCAGACGCCTTTGAACCGAAGGGAGACGTGTGCTCAACCACGCGACCCCAGAGTAGTGCTCGGGTGCATCTCAGCTTCTTAggattgttgtgttgtggtttggtCTGATCTGAATAGTCCGCCACAATAAATGGACCATAAGAGCAATACAAATAGTAAGTAATGTGAGGTCTTCACATGCAAAATGCTTTTCTTAATAAATGACAATGTTGATGTTtgctaaaataattaaaaactgaGAATTTGTCAGACatcaaatgaatacaaatttaaTCTCTTGCACAAACAGATATTATTTTTAGTactctgaaacaaaaaaatattatatacaaGCTACAAGTTCAGCCCAAAATGAAGGGCTTAAAGTTTGAACAATTCAATTGACCATATTATGACATAACGCAGTGACAACATTCAACATATCAGTGTCAACCAGCTGACTGGGTTTTGGCATCATGTTAAGTTATATGAATTTGTGCCAAAATAAATAACTCACCCTTCCACAAACGTATGTACAGTATAACATTTTGAATGATTATGATTAAATAGGTTTGTGCTAATTGCTGTCAGACCATCCTAAACTATCAGGTGGCTTTTAAGGGCTTTTACAAGACATTTTTAGCTGATAAAGTGTAGTTGTTATTAAGTCCATCATGTGATTGTCGGGTGAACTCATTCTTTAGCGAGGTACGAGCCAGGAACCAATCCGGCAAGGCCGTTTCTTTGCACCATCCACCATCCGTCCTGACCTTCTTCCATTACAACCACAACGTCCCCAATAGAGACAGAGAGCTCGTCTTCCCCCTGAACAGAGAAACAATGACTCAAGAGATGAACAAGAGTTGGAACTTCTGTATTTGTCTCATGTAGAGAGTTTGACATCAAAGTGAAGAAGCTGACCTGTGctatatattcatatatgacCTTGAACTCGTCACTGCACAGTTGAGACTGAAAACCAGGAATAGAAGCATATACTCCGTCGGATGTCTCTGCTGTGGAGACGTAACAGGATTATTGCGAGAAACAAGCAACAGTTCAGCTATTGTGTGAAGCCACTTAATTCTTTTTATTTGCAAATGTGTTACTTAACCAGTGACTTAGCTGACAACTGATAACTTGGATACCATATTAATTTTATAAAAATTGATTCACTTCCTTAACATAGCAACTTAGGGCATTTATTAACATTTCATTATCTTTTCGAGGGGATAATGCACACATCTTAATTTTCTGCTGGTGACTGACAAACAGACTACTCTCCTTTTCCTGTTGTATTTCTACTGGAAGAACTAGaacatttttcaatttaattcaaAAAGTTCCCAAAACAAGCAGCActggtgactgtggagagaataATAAACTCCAttttaactggaagaaacctctggcagaaccagactcaTTATTGATCCCCTTCTGCCTCAACAGGTTGGGGTGAGTAGAGAAAATTGGGGAGGAGAGGTGAGTtgggtgaggaagaggggagacagagagagaggataggTGAGTTGGGTGAGgaagatgggagagagagaggagaggggaggtggGATTGAGAGTTTTCATCTCTTCATGTCAGGTTGGTGCTTGTCTGTTGTGGCTTTTAGTTTGATAGTTGtgacaaaaatatatttcaccTCACACTAGTTACAAActcctgttgtgttttaatgttcGCACCAACATATCTATAGacagtgtgtgtataaatgtcGTTTAACAGCATTTCCTCTTAAATTTTTCAGTTGCCCGTTGTTGGTGTTGAGAATAATGACCACAGTATGTAACTCCCAGTTGCTTCACACTCTGTGTTGAAAGGATGAATTGACTTTGACACTCTAAAATGTCATCATGAAGGAAATTATAGTGTTATAACTTTGTGTACTTTACCAATAGGTGGTTCAACCGGATCATTGATGCTCAGTTTGGAGCCTGTTGAACAATTTCCCTGCAAAAGACTCGAAAACCTACAAATAACATTAAAAGGACGCACAAATAAATACTTGtaggagaaaaaaa
This window encodes:
- the tspan3a gene encoding tetraspanin-3; amino-acid sequence: MGQCGITSSKTVLVFLNLIFWAAAGVLCYVGAYVFLTYDDYDHFFEDVYTFVPAVVIIAVGALLFIIGLIGCCATVRESYCGLTTFVVILLLVFMTEVAVVVLGYIYRAKVESEVSSTIKEVYDEYNGTNSNAQSRAIDYVQRQLQCCGIHNYSDWQYTHWYEESKNNSVPISCCRANSGSCTGSLTHPEDLYQEGCEALVVKKLKEIMMYIIWTAVTFAAIQMLGMLCTCVVLCRRSRDPAYELLITGGTYA